CCCTTGCGTCAGCGTGTTTGTCTATCAAATAAGTGTAATACATTTGctttgtttttaatttttttggtaGTAGTTCAATGTAAAAAGATTTCTTTGTTATATCAATATTTAATCTCAtgttatttttaaacattatgttcTTTAAACATGtggtttttaaaaatataattgCTCTTTAAACATGTGCTTATggcacgtgcatctccactagtaaatagaaaagaacaagagaaagttagacgtaagaaaatggaaaatagaaaaagaagggaagagaaaaaaaaagaaacatccAGATGCATGCATCATACTATCTGGACTCCTTAAGGACTGTGTGGTCTAATAGGCATCACGGGGCACATAGACTTGGGCCATACAACCTGTAGGTGTGGGATATGTAGTAGGCCAAAAATTGTTGGGCCAGTACAAGATACCGCATAATTAATGCTTCAGGCAATGGCTATCCGATTTCCAGCGCGCGTGACATATAGCCACCGCGGAAATGAAGACATATGGCTTACTATGAGATTAGGACCTGAGCTGGGGGGCTACAGCTCAGGTCCAGCCCATGTACTAACTTGTAGTGGTGTTTTGTACCTAGCCTAAGTGAAATACTGAAATGATCTCTtctaaagaaaaaaagaaataggCCCATGAGGCcagcgttttttttatttaaagaaTGAGGCCAGCGTTAACCGCGCCTTGAAGGCTTAAGTCCTAATGTCAAGCCGGAGGCTTGCTGGCCTCTCATTGGTCACTTCCCACGTTCATTTGAGTACAGGTCACCAATTCAGCCCGGGGGCTATGTTCCTGGAGACGACTACAGTCTACAACACATCCACAACAGtgcaataatttttttgaaCAAGTATAATCAATCCTTGAAATTCAGAGATAGTACGGTGACATTTACCAAATGGTTCAGAGAGTGAAATGCAGAGATCTCTAATGTTTGCTAAAAATTCAGCCCTATGACCTCTGACTCCCGCACACATGCAAGCACAGCCGGGCCTCACCAGTCCTGATCTGTTGGGATCACGTACAAGGCTCTGCACTACGTTGATTGGCAAACACCCTAAAACTCCTTCAGTGCCAAGCGGCTTCTTTATAGTTGGCCAGCAGGCACGAGGCCCATGGGCCATGGCATGGGTTTTTGGCTTGGACCGATATGACACGCCGTGCTTGGCCCCCCCCCCCGACCGACATGGCTGAAAGAATCGAGGTCCAAGAAaaagttgtcattaatcactgaAACTTACTATatgcatctatcggcctagatacGCTTCAACAATACCGCTCAATTTTATGATTGGCACGATCTTGCTCTGAATAATAGCCGGTCCGAATGGAAAACAGCTACATCAGCCCACATATAGTCCCTCTATTccaaaaaataagtcattcTAGGACAAATTAATAAGAAAAAAATGACCATGCTTGTTCCTATTTATTATCCATATTTGGCATTAATTGATTTTTGCATGTGCATGCACTTTCTTAATAGGGTAGGatgatttattttttgggacaaattttgaacctAGAGTAACTtattttttttgggacggagggagtaaataCTACCttccctccaaaccctagcggcCTCCTCCCGCCTCACACGGCGCCGCGTCTTCCTCTTCCTGCGTCGCATACGGTAGACGACACCCCCCTCCTTGGCCTCGCATCCACCTCTTCGCCTCCCCTCGAAACCACGTGCAGCAGGCGTCTCCCCCGTTTTTCTTGCTCTCTTGTTTGTTATTCAGGTCGCCTGCCACTTGCTTAGTTGTGGCTTTGTTTCCACCTTAATAGCCTCTGTCTATTAAGGTCTGTAATGGTCGTATTGCTTTTCTCTTATTGAAATACGTGGTCAGGCATATTCGCGAAAAAAAGCGCCGCCCCTTTGCAGTTGTGCGAGTAGCGAACGGGTGGCGCGGGACGGCCGCACGAGCGGAAGATGAGGAGGTGGCATGACCGCTCAGGAGGGAATCGTCAGAGATGCGCGGCTGCACGGGCGTGGGATGGCGGCGAGGCGCGACCGGTGGCCGCCGACCAGGCTGTCGGGCCAAATGGATCGGCACGGCATGCTCAAAGCATCTTCGTGTCGTGCCTGGGCTGGCAGCAAAGCCCATGGATGGGTACAGCACAGCCCGTTTAGTAATCGTGCCTAAATGGGTTGTGCCTCACTGTGCCAGGTTGCCCATTTGttgtttctttttctctttgagAATCGCAGATGGGCCTGTTCCTTTTTTTCCGGCCGCGGTGTTTTTGTATTTGATGGCCCAGCATCCTTACATTCCCATATCACAGAAAGCAAAATCAGTTGATGATGTTGGATTTTACGCAAATAAAATACGAATGTTGTATTTTCCAAACCAAATATCCCAATAAAAATTTGATTACATCATCATATTTGTTGTGACAAAATCTTCAAAACTAGACCACACTCGAATATATTTGGATGCTTTCTTTCAATTGGAACTATTTCATTAGGAGGGTAGAACAATTTTGGCTGAGTAGGAGAACATTTGATTGTAAATGAGGAGCAATTTTATTATGGATGTGGAACAATTTGATTCTGAAGCTAGAAGGATTGTTCCATTGGAACAAATTGATTCGTTGGGAAAAAATATGTTTGCTAGATCTGAGAGGACACATGAAGTCATCATATTCATATGAAGATTTATTATTGGATTCATAACCCCACAATGATGCACTGCTAGAAAACTAGACACTAGTACCGGGCCGGAACCCCTAATTAGTACCGGTTCCCTGCCCGGTACCGTCTAATCGGTACTAAATGTGctagcatttagtaccggtcggtctgaccggtactaaatggcatatttagtaccggtcaagaacaccaaccggtactagaGAAATTTTCACACACAAAAAATATATTGCTTCTCCGGCTCCtcatccctttctctctcctcttgtTTTCTTTCTACTACCATTGCTCCGTATGTTCTTCTCTGTTCTTCAAGAACATGCAAGAACATGTTCTTCAAGAACATGAAAGAACATGAACAGGGCAGCAGCggtcagaaaaaaaaactaagaagAAAGAATAAGGTGAGAAACCGGAAGCTTCACCTAGGTTACAATTTTCAAACTAAAATTATAAAGATCTAAAATTATTTGAACAATTATACAACacgaaattaaaaaaaacacatatgaaaattaaaaaaatcatggGTGGCGCCGGGGCTTCCGTCGCCTGGGCCTGGCTCGTGGCTCCACTACTGGCGGCCtggcggcgcccgccggcgcgcctccgccgccgcggcctggcGCCGcaacccacgcgccgccgcctggcggcgccgcccgcacacgcctccaccgccgcggcctggaggccggccgggccgcATCCGCCCGTGCGCATCCACCGCCGagcctggccgcgccgcccgcgcgcctccgccaccgggcctggccacgccgcccccgcgccttcgccgccggggccgcccgCGGACGGCCACGCCTCCGCTGCCTTGCCGCGGCCGGCTGGGGGCCTCCACGCCGGGAGGTACCCCTGCCCAAGAGAGGAGAGAAtggattcggggagaagaccgagagaagagagaggagacgAGGTTAAAAAGGAGAAGGGAAAGGGAAAGAGATAAGACCGCTCCTTGTGCTCGTCAGAAGATTTTTTTCCGCATCGTCATGTTAGTACCAGACGGTGGCTCCGTCCGGTACTAATAGCATATTTTTTGTACCGGGTGGTGTCTCTACCCGGTATTAAATTTTCTGGGtgctatttagtaccggctgaagCCACCAACTGGTACTAAATAGTTATCTCTCGACGTCAGTGATTTCTTTTAGTACCAGCTGGtggttccagccggtactaTTCAGCTCTCAGGGATACTGTGCttaccggtactaaattgagaTTTAGTACCGGACTAAAGTGCACCCGGTACTAACGTGTAGGGATGAATGTGCCGTTTTCTGGTAGTGATGCATCCATAGTTTTAAGATCTTTTATGAAAGAAACACAACGCACAATCACAAATTTATACAGGTAAACTTTTGAAAACTGCACAATTTTAATTTATCTAGGTAATCTTTTTGAAAACTGCGGATTATTTAGggtctgtttagttcattttgcaaaaaaaaaattgcaaaggaatcttggtcatttgaagtactaaatgaagtttatttgcaaaactttttgcatagatgggttgtaaatcgcaagacgaatctaatgatgctaattaatccatgtttaattaataattagtgggtggttactgtagcattgccgttgcaaatcatggattaagtaggctcattagattcatctcgcgatttacagcccattcatgcaaaaagttttgtaaatagacttcatttagtacttcaaattagcaaaattccgtTGCAAAATAATGCGTTTACGGCGTTTTTGCGTTTATatgtaaagaactaaacagggccttatttTGAATCTTTTGTTTATTCCTGAGTAACTACCCCGTCCTTTTAAATGGGCTCTCGACCTTGCAGCAGGCCCCGTCGACGTGCGTGATCTTGCGGCTGGGCTGCGACTCGAGGACTCGAGGGGTAGGCAACGTGCGTGGACCGTGGATCACAGATGGAAAGTTGCACGTCTCCAATTCTATATGCAGGTACGCACCCTTAACTCTAGCATCTATATGTGCGTTGAGATTCGTGTGCTGAAACAGGTAAGCGCACGGAGTTGCCGTAGGCGTAATGACTTTAGCCATTGGTTGGTAACCAGTATGATTAGGCTTAAACCAAGAAACCTTTCGCGCGAGTACGAGCACTGGTTAAGGGGACATTTCTAATCGGTTCGCTCGACTGGGTCCTTGAGTCAGATATTCAGTCAACAATGGTAAGAGGCGGAAACAGTGCAAACAGATAAACAAACTCGAATGCCCGCGAAACCTTTCATTCCCACGAtgattttttcttttgcaaaacacATTACATTGCAGCAGATGCTTACAAACGCACGCAAATTCACTCTTATGAATACACGTGTGCAACTTACCTCTATGAGTACCTCTGAGAGACTGAGCCAGAAAATCATAGAGATCGATGAAGTCACCACACATTTCGCTATCGATGGGCACGTCGACTACCACTAAAGAATAGTGCCGattaaattttgaaataaatgtaaaaaaatgtgAGCACCAATGCCAAATCGAGAATTCAAACTTTGATGGGCAAGTTCTATCATAAAGAATCTTTTACCAACTAAGCTACGCTCAATTCGCATTCGCGCGTTGTTGATGGCAGGCTGAAATGCAAACGGAACCTACTTAATAAAAAAAAGTTTCCTTCTCAAATTCTATCATATAACAATACATAATCGGAACCTACGTAATAAACCAAACTAATAGTCGAATGTTTTGCAAGAATTGTAACAATTTATAATTATTTGAACTAGTTGATCATATTGTATCATGCCAAGTATCGGACGGAAAAACTACGAATGTATTGTTGATCATATTCTGGCTCCGTAAGTCCGTGCACATAAAAATTCTTAAATACACTATATCAATTAAATAAATTACTCCTGCAAAAATATACTATACAATTTATCAAATTGAAATCATTTACCCAGTGAGGTACTTCAATACGTGCAACATAAAAGCCTCATTTCCATAAACCAAAAAGTTGGATAACCCTATCCCATAAACACCAAAGCATAACACCTTTAAGTATAAAAACCAAGCACCAGAACCCTAAATTAAAGCATACACGGCTAACGCTACAACAGGATCCATAATCCCAAGATCCAACGTCCTATCCTAACCCTGAACCCTAAACCCTAGATCTCAGACCCCTAACTCTGAACCCCAAACCTCGAACCCTTAACCCTAAACTCCTGAAACTATCCCCTAAACCGTATAACCTAAACCTCATAAACACGACACAAACCCTACATGAACCCTAAACCTTAAACCCTAACACTAACACTAAACACTAAACTCCGTACCCTGAACCCTAAACCCCTGGACCCTAAATCTAAACCCCggaccctaaaccctaaacctcgGATCCTAAATCTAAACCACGGACCCTAAACCCAAAACCTtataccctaaaccctaaaccctaaaccctgcCCTAAACTCTAAACCTAAACCCTAATCTTAAACCCTAAACTCTAACCCTAAACCCCAGACTCTAAATCCTAAACCCATAAACCCTAAACCCCGGACCCTAAACCTTAACCTAAAACCGAAACTGTAACCCTAAACCCCAGAACCTAAatcctaaaccctaaactcaagAACTTAAACCCTAAAACTCTAGACCCTAAATCCTAGACCATGAACACTAAACTCCGGACCCTAAACTCTAAACCCTACACCATAAACCCCGGCGAACCCTAAACCCTAGACTCTAACTCTAAATCTGGAACGCTAAACTTAACCCTAAATCCCAGACCATAAACCATAAACCCGAATCCTAAACCATAAACCCGTGGTGAGGACCTGGGCGCCGGATGAATGCAACGAGGTGAgagagaggtggagaagatAAGGTTAGGATGAGAGAGAAGGACAAGATAAAGTTGGGGGAGTGGGTGGGTGGGGATGATTTCAATTTATTGTTTGATGAATGTGGGACGCGATAGCCGATGGGTTGGAAGGCGGGACCGTAGGAGACGGTGGCAATATTTTTAGAGACGGATGACGTCATCATCCGGGTTGCATCTATTCATCACACTTGCGGCTAGAACATATACTATCGCACAAGTTTGACGGAGATAAAATATATTAAAGATAAAAATTATTCCATaacaaaataaaatgttctAAGATAACATAGAAATTGTTTCAGAGCAAATAAATATATTCCAATATAAGATAAAAATATTATAGAGATAATTccgaaacaaataaaaaaaatttaaaaatacatTATCTAAATATAATAAACTGTGATAGTATAGCTTCTAGTTTCACGTGCGATGAGTAGACGCACTCAACACCCGCATATGAAAATAATGGTCATTTTTAGGGGCGTGTCAACTACTACAGTAGTCCTGCTCATTTAAAGCAGCGGGTTAAATTTTGACCCGCCTCTAAAAAATAGGATGTTTCAATAAATCATTTTTTAGTAAAGGGTTGCGCCGGCGAGAGCGGTAGGAGGTCGACCACGAGGACCGCCAGCAGCTCAGCTGCCTTCCTGACGACACCGAGCGTCTTCGTGGGCCTCTTCTCGCGGACCAGACCTCTTTTGGTTGTAGTGCTAAAAATTAACGCTAAAACGAATCTtgcatgcatagagtattaaataaaatctatttacaaaactttttcacaTATGTGCAGTTTGGCATGATGAATCTAATtaacctaattaatccataatttgataCAGTAATGATACAGTGATCATCCTCTAATCTATGACCAAaggtatcattagattcatctcgtgaattAGCGCTGGGTTCTTTAgattgttttgtaattagactacatttaatactcctgaGTAGTGGTCAAAGTAAACTAAAAATTAGCGAACCGGGGAAAGACAACAgcactggcggcggcggagacgacATTTATACATCTACGTGCTCCCGGGGAGCTTGTGTGTTTGACTTTTGTTCCTTAAACACTAGCTTTGCTACCTCTCTGGTTCCGGTTGCAGCCAGTCGGCGTGAAAAGGATCCATACTAACACCTCTACTAAACGACCAATTACTCCTACTCGGCACAGATGACTGACCCGCCGCCATAAGTCTCCAAACCAATTATCATCACAACCGTCCATCCCATACAATCCTGATCGTCCATGAGCGTGCGTACCTCCGCACGTTGGTAGCACATCATTCGCGTGCACGTCTCATGCATGGAAGGAGATGGATGGAAAGGAAACGTACCGACCGGGAGCAAATCGAATATTTATTTATCACCCGACCCGCCGGGCGGATCAGTGCATCGAGAACGCTATCAAAGTGCAAATTCGTTGGTAGCCCACCATGCCACCTAAGGGATCCAACAAGAAGCCGCCGACGACGATGCTGAGCTCCTTCGGCCGCGGCCTGactgcggcggcgcagagcgcggACCCCGTGGTGGGGCGGGAGGACGAGATCGACTGCGTGGTGTGCATCCTCTcccgcaagtccaagaacagCGCCGTGCTCGTGGGCGCGCCGGGCGTCGGCAAGACTGCCATCGCCGAGGGCCTCGCGCAGCGGATCGCCCGCGGCGAGGTGTCGGGggtcctcgccggcgcgcgcgtcgTGGAGCTCAGCGTGGCCGCCATGATCTCCGGCACCACGTTCCGCGGCACGTTCGAGGAGCGCGTGGCGGGCGTGATCGCCGAGGCGGAGGGCGCCGGCCCCGGCAAGGCGGTGGTGGTGCTGTTCGTGGACGAGATCCACATGCTGCTCGgcgccggccgcgtcgccgggaGCTGCATCGACGCGTCCAACATGCTCAAGCCGGCGCTGGCGAGGGGCCGCGTGCGCTGCCTCGGCGCCACCACGCACGACGAGTACCAGCGCTACTTCGTCCGCGACGCCGCGTTCGAGCGCCGCTTCCAGAAGGTGCACGTCGCCGAGCCCGGCGAGGCCGACACGGTGGCCATCCTCCGCCGGCTCAAGGCGGGGTACGAGGAGCACCACGGCATGGAGATCCAGGACGAtgccctcgtcgccgccgccaggctCTCCGGCCGCTACATTCCAGGTGAGTCAGTAGTGGCCATTCCATTCCAATCTACTATCTGTCATTAATTTATTAACAAGATCAATTGCACACCACGAACTAACTGATTTCCGTTCAGCGCGGCACTACCCGGACAAGGCCATCGATCTGGTCGACGAGGCCTGCGCGACGGCGAGGCTTCTCATGGATCGCCGGAAGAAGCAGCAGGtagtcagcagcagcagcgggcaGCAGCCGCCCTTGCTGGAGCCCAAGGACGAGAACGTCGTCGGCCCCGACCACGTCGCTCGGATCGTGAGCAAGTGGACGGGCATCCCGGTGGCGAGCCTGGGGCAGGACGAGCGCAagaggctgctggagctgcccAAGCGGCTGCACAGGCGCGTCGTCGACCAGGACGAGGCCGTCGACGTGGTCGCCGAGGCGGTGGTGCGGTCGCGGTTGGGCCTCGGCAACCCCGACCAGCCGTCcggctccttcctcttcctcggcCCCACCGGCGTCGGCAAGACGGAGCTCGCCAAGGCCCTCGCCGAGCAGCTCTTCGGCGACGAGAAGCTGCTCGTCCGGATCGACATGTCCGAATACGTCGGCAGCAACTCCGTCACCCGCCTCATCGGCTCAGCCCCTGGGCAGCTCGGGCACGAGAAGGGAGGTCAGCTCACGGAAATGGTGAGGCAGCGGCCGTACAGCGTGGTGCTGTTCGACGAGGTGGAGAAAGCGGACTCCGCCGTGACGAACCTGTTCCTCCAGATCCTCGACGACGGCAGGCTCACCGACGGGCAGGGCCGCACCGTCGACTTCACCAACACCATCATCATCCTCACCTCCAACCTCGGCGTGCACCACCtttacgccgccgccgccgccgccgccatggagacCGCGCGGCAGCGCGTCCTGGCCGACGTGCAGAGGCACTTCAGGCCGGAGCTCATCAACCGGTTCGGCGAGGTGGTGCTGTTCCACCCACTGTCCGGCGAGCAGCTCCGCAAGATTGCGCGGATGCAGCTGAagggcctcgccgcgcgcctcgcCGACAAGGGCATCGGCCTCGACGTCACCGACGCGGCCATGGACGTGGTGCTGGCCAGGTCGAGCGACCAGGTGCAGATGTACGGCGCGAGGCCGATCAAGCGGTGCCTGCAGAAGAACATCATGACCAGGATCTCCAAGATGGTGGTGCAGGAggaggtcgacgacgactgcTACGTCTCGGTCGACGCCGACGGGGAGAAGAAGGAGCTGGTGTTTACCGTTGAGAAGCCAGAGGCGGGAATGGGCCCGGAATCTTCCGAGGTGACCCAAGCAGCATCGCTGAAGAACGAGACGCCATCATCGTCGTCCtcgatgaagaagaggaagcggaGGCCACCGGCGAAACATCTTGTCGTGATTGAAGATGACGACGAGTAGTGGTGCTGGATCATGCATGTCTACCGTGTGGCTGCGGTCACTGCATCCAAGAACTCGAGTCATGGTTTTTTGGGCTTTTGATGGCTACATGGTTGAAAGACCAAAAGATTTTCCTTTTGAGTAATTGCTCGAACATAGTCAGGGTTTTCCGTGTGTGCCCCAGTTGACGTGTTCAGTTGTTCACACCGTTTCAATGTGTCAATTGAATGACATATTTCTCTCATTCCACTAAAGTGTCTGTGTCAAACAGTACTCTGTATTATCCAAAATTAGCTGTTTGTCGATAGATTTGTTCTCTGTCAGATTTTTTACAATTGACAGTCTGACATATAAAGCAAATAAAATGTGACATAGAGCAAACCTTTAAGCTTTATTACTAACAAGCTAACCATTAGTACTTAACTCAAGCTCCCGGTGGTACGAGATCCAGACTAAACTATATATGCATCAAACTATTTTTATTAAACACGCCAATATAAACCACTCTATACCACTCCATAGCATGTGAAAAAACAAACCACATCAGGTAGAGAGGAAGATGGAGATCCTCAAGTAGTGTTGGAGTTTGGTGGTGGTACTTTTACTTGCTACGCGCTATTGATGGCTAAGTCAATTAGCACGACAAGTCAAGCCAGCGGGAAGATGCGTACAGCAGCCGCTCGGTGCTACTAATGtcacaaaccaaaccaaaccaaatcgTTTCTCTtgtgaaaccaaaccaaaccaaaccagatTGATTGCTAGAGAAACTAAATTGAAGTAGGATCAATGCAAAATCAAAACCACTGCAACCGGTTTCCACCCAAACCATTAGCAGCCTGATACTTAACAGGTCCAACAATAATAACCAAAACCATTAGCAACTGTTGCCACGGCAATTCTTCAACGATAACAGGTCGCAGGTCCATCCCTATCCAACTTTCAATTGCAATACCTACCCCCATTTTCACACACAAAAACTGGTGCTACTGCAATTTTGTACCTATAGGCCCTTTCCGAGTCGACTCCGGCATGCTCCTTGCTTTGGCGCACAGTTTCCCAAGCAAGCCAACACTGCGATCCATGGCATTTTCCTCCCCTGTTCTctggaatttttatttttatgctCATCAGTGTGCTACTTTCAAGTCAGCCGGCCGGATGAAGAATAGAATTATAGAAACAACGTTGTAGAGACCTGACCAGCTAGTGCATACAACTGGCAGAAATAACATTAattatatatatctatatatattcaGATTATCTAAAAACATAGAATATAGTATATTCTAATCATTTTCTTTCGAACTCCATATCAGAGAGCAGCCACGAATGTAATTATGACTTAAAAAACACGACTCTGCGATACTTAGGAACCTGCTTAACACGACACGATCACACGACACGAGAGTAGGAGACACTGCAGATTTGGCCGGCACGGCATTCATGCAGGCGATGCGATGGGGAATTAAGCCTTCTCCTTTACATGGAAGGGAAAGATCGGCCAGCATCAAGCCCCGCAAACCCGAAACCACCCATACCGCTAAACTGCGGCGGCATGtcgcccccggcgccggcgccgacggcgaAGCCGTTGTAGGCCAGCGCCCCATTGTCCCCTCCGGCCACCATCCAGCCGCCCTGCGGGTCCGGCGCCTGCATCATCATGTCCctgtggccggcgccggcgccggtgccgcacGGCGCCAATGccgacgacgtcgccgccggaAGGTCGTGTCCCTCCCCCTGGAGCTGGAGGCGCGCGATGGCGTCCATGACGGTCTGGATGCGCTGCTCCACCACCAGGCCGAGGGCGGCGACCTCCTCCACGGAGAGGCCCGCGAggcccgggcggcggccggcgatggcgtCGTGCAGGAGGAGCGCCCTCTCGCGCTCCCGGTTCTCGTGCCGCGCCTTGCGCAGCTGATCCCTGAGCTTGTCGTTGCGCTGCGTGAGCAAGGCCttcatgtcctgcttcttcttgCACTGGTCCAGCTCCGGCACGGCCTTGAAGCGGGCGGCGACGCGCTCCGCCTCGACGGGGGCCTCCGGCCACacctccggcggccgcgcctcgccctcgccctcgccgtcgtaGACCACGACGAGGACGTCGACGTCGCACAGCGTGGCCAGCTCGCTCGCCTTCTTCATCAGGCCCTTGCGGCGCTTCTTCAAGGTCGCGCGGCGGGTCGAGTCGTTGGCGATCCGCTGCAGGGCCACCTTCTTGCGAGCCATGGATGATGGAACGCCGAGAGGGGAAATGGTTGGGTTTGGTGCGACGTGGAAGGAAAGGAGGAGATGCGGTGGCGGGGGGTTTTATAGCAGGGGATCCGATCACCGCATGGAAGGAAATGAGAGGATACAGGTTGGAGCCATTTCAGCGATAATGGAAACAAATTATGTGTGACGATTTGGAAGATCGCAGGAATTAGTGCGCCCGTGCTGGTGTAACCATGGATGAAGGGCGAGCAAGTGCGATCATGTTCCTGCCCGTTGCTGAGCTGGTGAATAGGCCAGCAAGCCGTAACCTTTTAACGcgtgtttgaatttgaattataTATTCAGCAAAATGACCTTGCTCGGAGATGATGTTCCTTTTGGTTCAGATAAACTGCCCTAAACTCGTCAAAATACATTGAAGGGTCATTCGTCCTGGAAACAGAAAACGAGCTCATCATCCAGACATCTTGCAACGTGTATGCGCGATCTTGGATACCATCAATGACCAGTTTGCCGTGCTGGATAAAATGTTAACGAGACAATTCGGAGTGGGGCATAATCTAACATCACAGTTCCACTGGCAGCAGTAAAAATCACATCTTGAAACTGTATAGAAATGCAGGGCATAATGCTGGTGCCATATAAGACATAACAGTACACCGACCATATAGCTCCAGTCTCAACAAAAAGGAATCAtgaatgtcaaaaaaaaaatcaaaactaccATTGGCAATAGACAATAGGTGCTCATACAGTTATAGAGTACACCGACTAGTAACAGCGGGAAAATCATCACATATGCACCGGCAGGAGGATGCAACACAAAACAACAGTAATCAGGTAACGATGATCCTGGC
This window of the Panicum virgatum strain AP13 chromosome 1K, P.virgatum_v5, whole genome shotgun sequence genome carries:
- the LOC120654689 gene encoding agamous-like MADS-box protein AGL80 produces the protein MARKKVALQRIANDSTRRATLKKRRKGLMKKASELATLCDVDVLVVVYDGEGEGEARPPEVWPEAPVEAERVAARFKAVPELDQCKKKQDMKALLTQRNDKLRDQLRKARHENRERERALLLHDAIAGRRPGLAGLSVEEVAALGLVVEQRIQTVMDAIARLQLQGEGHDLPAATSSALAPCGTGAGAGHRDMMMQAPDPQGGWMVAGGDNGALAYNGFAVGAGAGGDMPPQFSGMGGFGFAGLDAGRSFPSM
- the LOC120656770 gene encoding chaperone protein ClpB1-like — translated: MPPKGSNKKPPTTMLSSFGRGLTAAAQSADPVVGREDEIDCVVCILSRKSKNSAVLVGAPGVGKTAIAEGLAQRIARGEVSGVLAGARVVELSVAAMISGTTFRGTFEERVAGVIAEAEGAGPGKAVVVLFVDEIHMLLGAGRVAGSCIDASNMLKPALARGRVRCLGATTHDEYQRYFVRDAAFERRFQKVHVAEPGEADTVAILRRLKAGYEEHHGMEIQDDALVAAARLSGRYIPARHYPDKAIDLVDEACATARLLMDRRKKQQVVSSSSGQQPPLLEPKDENVVGPDHVARIVSKWTGIPVASLGQDERKRLLELPKRLHRRVVDQDEAVDVVAEAVVRSRLGLGNPDQPSGSFLFLGPTGVGKTELAKALAEQLFGDEKLLVRIDMSEYVGSNSVTRLIGSAPGQLGHEKGGQLTEMVRQRPYSVVLFDEVEKADSAVTNLFLQILDDGRLTDGQGRTVDFTNTIIILTSNLGVHHLYAAAAAAAMETARQRVLADVQRHFRPELINRFGEVVLFHPLSGEQLRKIARMQLKGLAARLADKGIGLDVTDAAMDVVLARSSDQVQMYGARPIKRCLQKNIMTRISKMVVQEEVDDDCYVSVDADGEKKELVFTVEKPEAGMGPESSEVTQAASLKNETPSSSSSMKKRKRRPPAKHLVVIEDDDE